A stretch of the Meles meles chromosome 19, mMelMel3.1 paternal haplotype, whole genome shotgun sequence genome encodes the following:
- the BRD7 gene encoding bromodomain-containing protein 7 isoform X1, translating to MGKKHKKHKSDKHLYEEYVEKPLKLVLKVGGNEVTELSTGSSGHDSSLFEDKNDHDKHKDRKRKKRKKGEKQLPGEEKGRKRRRVKEDKKKRDRDRVENEAEKDLQCQAPVRLDLPPEKPLASSLAKQEEVEQTPLQEALNQLMRQLQRKDPSAFFSFPVTDFIAPGYSMIIKHPMDFSTMKEKIKNNDYQSIEELKDNFKLMCTNAMIYNKPETIYYKAAKKLLHSGMKILSQERIQSLKQSIEFMADLQKSRKQKDRTDTSQSGEDSGCWPREREDSGDTEAQAFKSPNKENKKKDKDTLEDKCKSNTIEREQEQIDRIVQESGGKLTRRLVNSQCEFERRKPDGTTTLGLLHPVDPIVGEPGYCPMRLGMTTGRLQSGVNTLQGFKEDKRNKVTPVLYLNYGPYSSYAPHYDSTFANISKDDSDLIYSAYGEDSDLPSDFSIHEFLATCQDYPYVMADSLLDVLTKGGHSRTLQELEMSSPEDDSQTGSLDSEKEMEITEIEPAGRLDSSSRDRLTALKAVTNFGAPVEVFDSEVCYSSHHTEAEMFQRKLDETTRLLRELQEAQNERLSTRPPPNMICLLGPSYREMHLAEQVTNNLKELAQQVTPGDIVSMYGVRKAMGISIPSPIVENNFVDLTEDFEELKKTGVAECGPDGI from the exons ATGGGCAAGAAGCACAAGAAGCACAAGTCGGACAAACACCTCTATGAGG AGTATGTAGAGAAGCCCTTGAAGCTGGTCCTCAAAGTGGGAGGGAACGAGGTCACCGAGCTCTCCACGGGCAGCTCGGGGCACGACTCGAGCCTCTTCGAAGACAAAAACGATCATGACAAACACAAGGACAGAAAGCGAAAAAAgcgaaagaaaggagagaagcagcttccaggggaagaaaaggggagaaaacgGAGACGAGTAAAG GAGGATAAAAAGAAGCGAGATCGGGACCGCGTGgagaatgaggcagaaaaagacCTCCAGTGCCAGGCCCCTGTAAGATTAGACTTGCCTCCTGAGAAGCCTCTTGCAAGCTCTTTAGCCAAACAAGAAG AAGTAGAACAGACGCCCCTTCAAGAAGCTTTGAATCAACTGATGCGACAATTACAGAG AAAAGACCCAagtgctttcttttcatttcctgtgaCTGATTTTATTGCTCCCGGCTACTCCATGATCATTAAGCACCCAATGGATTTTAGTAccatgaaagaaaagattaaGAACAATGATTACCAGTCCATAGAAGAACTAAAG GATAACTTCAAACTAATGTGTACTAATGCTATGATTTACAACAAACCTGAGACCATTTATTATAAAGCTGCAAAGAAACTGTTGCACTCAGGGATGAAAATTCTTAGCCAG GAGAGAATTCAGAGCCTGAAGCAGagcatagaattcatggcagACTTGCAGAAAAGTCGAAAGCAGAAAGATAGAACAGACACCTCGCAGAGTGGGGAAGACAGCGGCTGCTGGCCGAGAGAAAGGGAAGACTCTGGAGATACTGAAGCACAAGCCTTCAAGAGTCCCAATAAGGAGAACAAAAA GAAAGACAAAGATACACTTGAAGATAAATGTAAGAGCAATACTatagaaagagagcaggagcagataGACCGCATCGTTCAGGAATCTGGAGGAAAGCTGACCAGGCGGCTTGTTAACAGCCAG TGTGAGTTTGAAAGGAGAAAACCAGATGGAACAACAACATTGGGGCTTCTCCATCCTGTGGATCCCATTGTAGGAG AGCCGGGCTACTGCCCCATGAGACTGGGAATGACAACTGGAAGGCTTCAGTCTGGAGTGAATACTTTGCAAGGGTTCaaggaagacaaaaggaacaaAGTCACTCCAG TGTTATACTTGAATTACGGACCCTACAGTTCTTACGCTCCACATTATGACTCCACATTTGCAAATATTAGCAAGGACGATTCGGATCTAATCTATTCAGCCTATGGGGAAGACTCTGACCTTCCCAGTGATTTCAG CATCCATGAGTTTTTGGCCACATGCCAGGATTATCCTTACGTGATGGCGGACAGTTTACTGGATGTTTTAACAAAAGGAGGCCATTCTAGAACCCTGCAAGAGTTGGAGATG TCATCACCTGAAGACGACAGCCAGACTGGGAGCCTTGACTCCGAAAAAGAAATGGAG attacAGAAATAGAGCCAGCAGGGCGTTTAGACTCCAGCAGTCGGGACCGGCTCACAGCACTGAAAGCAGTAACAAATTTTGGTGCTCCTGTTGAAGTTTTTGACTCTGAGG TGTGTTACTCTTCGCACCACACAGAAGCTGAAATGTTCCAGAGGAAACTTGATGAGACCACCAGATTGCTCCGAGAGCTCCAGGAAGCCCAGAACGAGCGTCTAAGCACCAGACCCCCTCCCAACATGATCTGTCTCCTGGGTCCATCGTACAGGGAAATGCATCTCG